In Aegilops tauschii subsp. strangulata cultivar AL8/78 chromosome 3, Aet v6.0, whole genome shotgun sequence, one genomic interval encodes:
- the LOC120976946 gene encoding uncharacterized protein codes for MRISGGQALGEEAAGVVRQAVSLARVRGHAQVTPLHIASAMLSASTACTLRAACVRSQSHLLQHNALDLCLGLALDGLAEARRATAASRRCGDHVELAPSNASVAALKRAQAQCRRGAVGGDKVELKQLIVSILDDPSVDRVMRAAGFSSSQVRDTVLSLDVPTLPDRVSQKIRAGGQPSLQTVPELYLPVVADVPDGSECQANKAKSGARWPALFGGTEVVPTTASLPPWLRRYKDTTYCGISPHADATCGRPKFTELTAQNLKILCDELERSVPWHGNIIPGICSTVLRCRSGVTRRRTGDKSSSSSSSTTTWLLFRGRDGGGQTAVARELARLVFGSDADFTALQGNPNNPARSGKRQPSPENDGGIGARLFEAILENPHRVILIDGVDRLDRDSEICIKDAIAGGTMVGGCNGDVVGLEDAIVVLSSAALDSASSPRVKRNREEGDATEMEVRSRRLNWDLNVCAMCGEEEDDGLADAERILNDVDGVFLFN; via the exons ATGCGGATCTCCGGCGGGCAAGCGctgggggaggaggcggccggcgtGGTGCGGCAAGCGGTGAGCTTGGCGAGGGTGAGGGGTCACGCGCAGGTGACACCACTGCACATCGCCAGCGCCATGCTTTCGGCGTCCACGGCATGCACCCTCCGCGCCGCCTGCGTAAGGTCCCAGTCCCACCTGCTGCAGCACAACGCGCTCGACCTCTGCCTAGGCCTCGCGCTCGACGGCCTCGCCGAGGCAAGGCGAGCAACCGCCGCGAGCCGCCGATGTGGCGACCACGTCGAGCTGGCGCCGTCGAACGCATCCGTGGCCGCGCTGAAGCGGGCGCAGGCGCAGTGTCGCAGGGGCGCCGTGGGCGGCGACAAGGTCGAGCTCAAGCAGCTCATCGTCTCCATCCTCGACGACCCCAGCGTCGACCGCGTTATGCGCGCTGCCGGCTTTTCGAGCTCCCAGGTCAGGGACACTGTCCTTTCTTTGGACGTCCCCACTTTACCTGATCGGGTTTCCCAGAAGATTAGGGCTGGAGGACAACCATCTCTCCAGACCGTCCCGGAGCTTTACCTGCCAGTCGTCGCCGACGTCCCAGACGGAAG TGAGTGTCAAGCTAACAAAGCAAAATCAGGAGCAAGGTGGCCGGCCCTTTTTGGCGGCACTGAGGTAGTCCCAACGACGGCGAGCCTTCCACCGTGGCTCCGCCGCTACAAAGATACAACATACTGCGGCATCAGTCCTCATGCAGAC GCTACCTGCGGCCGGCCGAAGTTCACAGAGCTCACCGCCCAAAATCTCAAGATCCTGTGCGACGAGCTCGAGCGGAGCGTTCCGTGGCATGGGAACATCATTCCCGGCATATGTAGCACGGTGCTCCGGTGCCGATCTGGtgtgacgaggaggaggacgggggaCAAGTCGTCTAGCTCGTCCTCGTCGACGACAACCTGGCTGCTCTTCCGTGGAAGGGACGGTGGCGGCCAGACGGCGGTTGCTCGGGAGCTTGCTAGGCTCGTGTTTGGCTCCGACGCCGACTTCACTGCACTGCAGGGTAACCCCAACAATCCTGCACGCTCCGGCAAGAGGCAACCATCGCCGGAGAACGACGGTGGCATCGGAGCGAGGCTGTTCGAAGCAATCCTGGAGAACCCTCATCGTGTTATATTAATCGACGGTGTCGACCGACTGGATCGCGATTCCGAGATTTGCATCAAGGACGCGATCGCGGGAGGAACAATGGTGGGGGGATGCAATGGAGACGTGGTCGGTTTGGAGGATGCCATCGTAGTGCTGAGCTCTGCCGCGTTGGACTCCGCTTCCTCCCCACGGGTGAAGCGAAACCGCGAGGAAGGTGATGCCACCGAGATGGAAGTGAGATCTCGTCGTCTTAACTGGGATTTGAACGTTTGTGCAATGTgtggggaagaggaggacgacgGTTTGGCTGATGCTGAGAGGATCCTGAATGACGTGGATGGTGTTTTCCTTTTCAATTAG